The window GCGCGCTGCTGGAGGATGTCGTCCCACACGCCGATGTGCTGCAGCAAACGCTCGCTGGCGGCATTGATGGCGGAGACGCGCAGCGCAGGCTGCTCCGACGGCGGCGCCATCTCCGGCTGGCGCTGCTCCAGCACCGCCACGCGCAGCCCGCTGCCCTGCAAGCCGCAGGCCAACGCCAGCCCCACCATACCGCCACCGGCGATAATCACGTCAAATGATTGCATGCTGCTCGATTTCCTTAAATAACGCGCGACGCCTTGCCGCGCCGCGTTTTTGGGCGCGCCACAGGGCGCCCGATTCTGTGTCTAACGTTCCACCCAGCCCAGCGTACGCTTGGCGAAGGCGTCGCGCACCGCCGGCAAACGCGCCATCGCCATCAGCCCCAGATTGCGGCCGACCACCAGCGGGCTATAACGATTGGCGAACAGGTGGATCAACCCATCGGTCACGCCGATCGTCGCCTGCTGATCGTTTTGCCGCCGCTGCTGATAACGGCTCAGCAATGCGTAACCGCCGGCGTCTTCGCCGCTGTCTGCCGCTTCCGCCAACGTTTCCGCCAGCGACATCACGTCGCGCAGACCCAGGTTGAACCCCTGCCCGGCGATCGGATGCAGCGTCTGCGCCGCGTTGCCCACCAGCGCCAGCCGGTGGCTGACATGGCGATCGGCGGTCAGCAGGCCAAGTGGATAACTGTGCCGCTTACCGGCCTTGAGGATGCGCCCCAGCCGCCAGCCGAAAGCCTGTTGCAGCTCGGCGATAAAACGCGCGTCGTCCCAGGCATCCACCCGGGCGCGATCTTCGCGCGCATGGCACCACACCAGCGAACTGCGCCCCTGCGACATCGGCAACAGCGCCAGCGGCCCATAACGGGTAAAGCGCTCGAAAGCTCGCCCCTGCGGATCTTCCGCCGTGGTGACATTGGCGATGGTGGCGAA of the Serratia marcescens subsp. marcescens ATCC 13880 genome contains:
- the ubiH gene encoding 2-octaprenyl-6-methoxyphenyl hydroxylase — encoded protein: MSVIIVGGGMAGATLALAISSLTQGRMAVDLVEATRPDDRSHPGFDARAIALAQGTCQQLARIGVWPALRDCATPITQVHVSDRGHAGFVNLQAQDYQVDALGQVIELHDAGQRLFALLAKAPGVTLHCPARVVDVIRTAERAEVLLDNGQRLRGQLLVAADGSRSALAQACNVQWRQEDYPQFATIANVTTAEDPQGRAFERFTRYGPLALLPMSQGRSSLVWCHAREDRARVDAWDDARFIAELQQAFGWRLGRILKAGKRHSYPLGLLTADRHVSHRLALVGNAAQTLHPIAGQGFNLGLRDVMSLAETLAEAADSGEDAGGYALLSRYQQRRQNDQQATIGVTDGLIHLFANRYSPLVVGRNLGLMAMARLPAVRDAFAKRTLGWVER